One window of Streptomyces sp. SUK 48 genomic DNA carries:
- the thiD gene encoding bifunctional hydroxymethylpyrimidine kinase/phosphomethylpyrimidine kinase yields MTPPRVLTVAGSDSGGGAGIQADLKTMLALGVHGMSVLTAVTAQNSLGVQGVWALPAEAVRAQYRSVVDDIGVQAVKTGMLGSAELVETVAELIADTDAPAVVDPVGVSKHGDALLAASALDAVRTRLLPAATVATPNLDEVRQLTGVQVESEDDLRRAADAVLAFGPRWVLIKGGHLAGDAVDLLTDGTAAGEHRLRAPRHDNRHTHGTGCTLASAIASGLARGLTVPEAVTAAKEYVTGAIAAGFALGTGIGPVDHGWRFRE; encoded by the coding sequence GTGACCCCGCCCCGGGTGCTCACGGTGGCCGGCTCCGACTCCGGCGGCGGCGCCGGGATCCAGGCCGACCTCAAGACGATGCTCGCGCTCGGCGTGCACGGGATGAGCGTGCTCACCGCGGTGACCGCGCAGAACTCCCTGGGCGTGCAGGGCGTTTGGGCCCTCCCGGCGGAGGCGGTGCGGGCCCAGTACCGCAGCGTCGTGGACGACATCGGCGTCCAGGCCGTGAAGACCGGCATGCTGGGCTCGGCCGAACTGGTCGAGACCGTCGCCGAGTTGATCGCCGACACGGACGCGCCCGCCGTGGTCGACCCGGTCGGCGTCTCCAAGCACGGCGACGCGCTGCTCGCCGCCTCCGCGCTGGACGCCGTGCGCACCAGGCTGCTCCCGGCGGCCACCGTGGCGACCCCGAACCTGGACGAGGTGCGCCAACTCACCGGCGTCCAGGTCGAGTCGGAGGACGATCTGCGACGCGCCGCGGACGCCGTACTGGCCTTCGGGCCGCGCTGGGTGCTGATCAAGGGCGGGCATCTGGCCGGGGACGCGGTGGACCTCCTGACGGACGGCACCGCGGCGGGCGAGCACCGGCTGCGCGCGCCCCGCCACGACAACCGGCACACCCATGGCACCGGCTGCACCCTCGCCTCCGCCATCGCCTCCGGCCTGGCCCGCGGCCTCACCGTCCCGGAGGCGGTCACGGCGGCCAAGGAATACGTCACCGGCGCGATCGCCGCGGGCTTCGCCCTGGGCACGGGAATCGGACCGGTGGACCACGGGTGGCGGTTCAGAGAGTGA
- a CDS encoding thiamine-phosphate kinase translates to MKGTVGELGEFGLIRELTSRLTTTPAVRIGPGDDAAVVAAPDRRVVASTDVLLEGRHFRRDWSTAYDVGRKAAAQNLADIAAMGAVPTALLLGLVVPAELPVSWPTEMMDGLRDECQVAGAAVVGGDVVRGDTITVSITALGDLRNQEPVTRAGAQPGDLVAVTGWLGWSAAGYAVLSRGFRSPRAFVEAHRRPEPPYHAGPAAASLGATAMCDVSDGLIADLGHIAEASKVRIDIRSGAIDVPTQMNDIGQAVGVDPLQWVLTGGEDHAIVATFPPDTKLPARWKVIGEVLNPSALPQVTVDGAPWTSAGGWDHFGDIEP, encoded by the coding sequence ATGAAGGGCACGGTTGGTGAGCTCGGGGAATTCGGGCTCATCAGGGAGCTCACCTCCCGTCTCACCACCACCCCGGCGGTCCGTATCGGCCCGGGTGACGACGCCGCAGTGGTGGCCGCGCCGGACCGGCGGGTGGTGGCGAGCACCGACGTCCTGCTGGAGGGACGGCACTTCCGCCGCGACTGGTCCACGGCCTACGACGTGGGGCGCAAGGCGGCCGCGCAGAACCTCGCGGACATCGCCGCGATGGGCGCCGTACCGACCGCCCTGCTGCTGGGTCTGGTGGTGCCGGCCGAACTCCCGGTCAGCTGGCCGACCGAGATGATGGACGGGCTGCGCGACGAGTGCCAGGTCGCGGGCGCCGCGGTGGTGGGCGGGGACGTCGTACGGGGCGACACCATCACGGTGTCGATCACCGCGCTCGGCGATCTGCGCAACCAGGAGCCGGTGACCCGGGCCGGCGCCCAGCCCGGCGACCTGGTGGCCGTCACGGGCTGGCTGGGCTGGTCCGCGGCCGGTTACGCGGTGCTCTCCCGGGGCTTCCGCTCGCCGCGCGCCTTCGTGGAGGCGCACCGCCGTCCCGAGCCGCCGTACCACGCGGGTCCGGCCGCCGCCTCGCTCGGCGCGACCGCGATGTGCGACGTGAGCGACGGGCTGATCGCGGACCTCGGCCACATCGCCGAGGCCAGCAAGGTCCGTATCGACATCCGCTCCGGCGCGATCGACGTGCCCACGCAGATGAACGACATCGGGCAGGCCGTCGGCGTGGACCCGCTCCAGTGGGTGCTGACCGGGGGAGAGGACCACGCGATCGTGGCGACCTTCCCGCCGGACACCAAGCTCCCGGCCCGCTGGAAGGTCATCGGCGAGGTCCTGAACCCCTCCGCGCTGCCGCAGGTGACGGTGGACGGGGCGCCCTGGACCAGCGCGGGCGGCTGGGACCACTTCGGGGACATAGAGCCGTGA
- a CDS encoding Lrp/AsnC ligand binding domain-containing protein, with product MVQAYILIQTEVGKASTVAETISKIPGVIQAEDVTGPYDVIVRAQSETVDELGRMVVAKVQQVDGITRTLTCPVVHL from the coding sequence GTGGTACAGGCGTACATCCTGATCCAGACGGAGGTCGGCAAGGCGTCGACCGTCGCCGAGACCATCAGCAAGATCCCTGGAGTGATCCAGGCCGAGGACGTCACGGGTCCGTACGACGTCATCGTGCGCGCCCAGTCCGAAACCGTCGACGAACTCGGTCGCATGGTGGTCGCCAAGGTCCAGCAAGTGGACGGCATCACCCGCACCCTGACCTGTCCGGTCGTGCATCTGTAG
- a CDS encoding DUF3515 domain-containing protein: MNFFRHRPPALLAALSAPVLLLAVAGCAADDSATVAAPRPDAKTAPLCRSLHTVLPATVDGQRRADPEPRSVYTAGWGNPAIILRCGIVRPPKMIDPKVAEGQDPDAIAGGVNGVDWLMEKQGDGTWRFTTANRRAYVQVTLPKKLSGPDDSTQVLEDLAAAVKKAIPAGMASMRG; encoded by the coding sequence GTGAACTTCTTCCGTCACCGGCCCCCCGCCCTGCTCGCCGCCCTGTCCGCGCCGGTCCTGCTGCTCGCGGTCGCGGGCTGCGCCGCGGACGACAGCGCCACGGTCGCGGCTCCCCGGCCCGACGCGAAGACCGCCCCGCTGTGCCGGAGTCTGCACACGGTGCTGCCCGCCACGGTGGACGGGCAGCGGCGCGCCGACCCCGAACCCCGGTCCGTCTACACGGCGGGCTGGGGAAACCCGGCGATCATACTGCGCTGCGGGATCGTCCGGCCGCCGAAGATGATCGACCCCAAGGTGGCCGAGGGCCAGGACCCCGACGCGATCGCGGGCGGGGTCAACGGCGTGGACTGGCTGATGGAGAAGCAGGGCGACGGCACCTGGCGGTTCACGACCGCGAACCGCAGGGCGTACGTCCAGGTGACCCTGCCGAAGAAGCTGTCGGGCCCCGACGACAGCACCCAGGTGCTGGAGGATCTGGCCGCGGCCGTGAAGAAGGCCATCCCCGCGGGGATGGCCTCCATGCGCGGCTGA
- a CDS encoding D-alanine--D-alanine ligase family protein, translating to MSTENLPQSPEQPSRKPRVAVVFGGRSSEHGISVVTAGAVLKAIDRTKYDVLPIGITRDGRWALTADEPERMAITDRALPAVEDLAESHEGDVVLPVAPANREVVYSEPGSVPKALGEVDVVFPVLHGPYGEDGTLQGLLELSGVPYVGAGVLASAVGQDKEYMKRVFTSFGLKVGPYVVIRPREWQQDEAAARRKIVDFAGEHGWPLFVKPARAGSSIGITKVDDLSGLDEAIAEAQSHDPKILIEAAITGREIECGVLEFEDGPRASVPAEIPPPDAHAYYDFEAKYIDSTPGIVPAPLTEAETAEIRRLAVDAFEAASCEGLVRADFFLTEDGEFVINEINTLPGFTPISMYPQMWQATGVGYPELIDLLVRAALRRSTGLR from the coding sequence ATGAGCACCGAGAACCTTCCCCAGAGCCCTGAGCAGCCGTCGCGCAAGCCCCGCGTGGCCGTCGTGTTCGGTGGCCGCAGCTCCGAACACGGGATCTCCGTGGTCACCGCCGGCGCCGTCCTCAAGGCCATCGACCGGACGAAGTACGACGTCCTGCCGATCGGCATCACGCGGGACGGCCGCTGGGCGCTGACGGCCGACGAGCCGGAGCGGATGGCCATCACCGACCGCGCCCTGCCCGCCGTCGAGGACCTGGCGGAGTCGCACGAGGGCGATGTGGTGCTCCCCGTCGCCCCCGCCAACCGCGAGGTCGTCTACAGCGAGCCCGGCTCCGTGCCCAAGGCGCTCGGCGAGGTCGACGTCGTCTTCCCGGTGCTGCACGGCCCCTACGGCGAGGACGGCACCCTCCAGGGTCTGCTGGAGCTGTCCGGGGTGCCGTACGTGGGCGCGGGCGTGCTCGCCTCGGCCGTCGGCCAGGACAAGGAGTACATGAAGCGGGTCTTCACCTCCTTCGGGCTCAAGGTCGGCCCGTACGTGGTGATCCGCCCCCGCGAGTGGCAGCAGGACGAGGCCGCCGCCCGCAGGAAGATCGTGGACTTCGCCGGTGAGCACGGCTGGCCGCTGTTCGTGAAGCCCGCCCGGGCCGGCTCGTCCATCGGCATCACCAAGGTCGACGACCTCTCCGGCCTGGACGAGGCGATCGCCGAGGCCCAGTCGCACGACCCGAAGATCCTGATCGAGGCGGCGATCACCGGCCGCGAGATCGAATGCGGCGTCCTGGAGTTCGAGGACGGCCCGCGGGCCTCGGTCCCGGCGGAGATCCCGCCGCCGGACGCGCACGCGTACTACGACTTCGAGGCCAAGTACATCGACTCCACGCCCGGTATCGTCCCGGCGCCGCTCACCGAGGCGGAGACCGCGGAGATCCGGCGGCTCGCGGTGGACGCGTTCGAGGCGGCGTCCTGCGAGGGGCTGGTGCGCGCGGACTTCTTCCTCACCGAGGACGGGGAGTTCGTGATCAACGAGATCAACACGCTGCCCGGGTTCACGCCGATCTCGATGTACCCGCAGATGTGGCAGGCGACCGGGGTCGGCTACCCCGAGCTGATCGACCTGCTGGTGCGGGCCGCGCTGCGCAGGTCCACCGGACTGCGCTGA
- a CDS encoding NAD(P)H-dependent glycerol-3-phosphate dehydrogenase, translating into MSTPVRVAVMGTGSWGTAFGMVLADAGCDVTLWARRPELAETVNSTRINPDYLAGVELPENLRATADAAEALRDAEFTVLAIPSQTLRQNLAEWLPLLAPDTVLVSLMKGVELGSAMRMSEVIEDVAKVGPERVAVVTGPNLAREVAARMPAAAVVACADEAVARRLQAACHTPYFRPYTETDVVGCELGGAVKNVIGLAVGIADGMGLGDNAKGSLITRGLAETARLGVVLGADPLTFAGLAGLGDLVATCSSPLSRNHTFGTNLGKGMTLEETIAVTRQTAEGVKSCESVLDLARRHGVDMPIAETVVGIVHEGKPPVVALRELMSRSAKPERR; encoded by the coding sequence GTGAGCACGCCTGTGCGGGTGGCCGTCATGGGCACCGGTTCCTGGGGCACCGCCTTCGGCATGGTGCTCGCCGACGCCGGCTGCGACGTGACCCTGTGGGCCCGGCGGCCCGAGCTGGCCGAGACGGTCAACTCCACCCGGATCAACCCCGACTACCTGGCCGGTGTGGAGCTCCCGGAGAACCTGCGGGCCACCGCGGACGCCGCCGAGGCGCTGCGCGACGCGGAGTTCACGGTCCTCGCCATCCCCTCCCAGACCCTGCGCCAGAACCTCGCCGAGTGGCTTCCGCTGCTCGCCCCGGACACCGTGCTCGTCTCCCTGATGAAGGGCGTCGAACTCGGCTCCGCGATGCGGATGAGCGAGGTCATCGAGGACGTCGCCAAGGTCGGCCCGGAGCGCGTCGCCGTCGTCACCGGGCCCAACCTGGCCCGCGAGGTCGCCGCCCGGATGCCCGCCGCCGCCGTGGTGGCCTGCGCCGACGAGGCCGTGGCCCGGCGGCTCCAGGCGGCCTGCCACACGCCGTACTTCCGGCCGTACACCGAGACCGACGTGGTCGGCTGCGAGCTGGGCGGCGCGGTGAAGAACGTCATCGGGCTCGCCGTCGGCATCGCGGACGGCATGGGGCTCGGCGACAACGCCAAGGGCTCGCTGATCACCCGGGGCCTCGCGGAGACCGCGCGGCTCGGGGTCGTGCTCGGCGCCGACCCGCTGACCTTCGCCGGTCTCGCCGGTCTCGGTGACCTGGTCGCCACCTGCTCCTCGCCGCTGTCGCGCAATCACACCTTCGGCACCAACCTCGGCAAGGGCATGACCCTGGAGGAGACCATCGCGGTCACCCGCCAGACCGCCGAGGGCGTCAAGTCCTGCGAGTCGGTGCTGGATCTGGCCCGCAGGCACGGCGTCGACATGCCGATCGCCGAGACGGTCGTCGGCATCGTGCACGAGGGCAAGCCGCCGGTCGTCGCGCTCAGGGAGCTGATGTCGCGCAGCGCGAAGCCTGAACGACGCTGA
- a CDS encoding lysophospholipid acyltransferase family protein, which produces MPRRRIGFWYRFAAVICKPPLVVLIKRDWRGMEHIPAEGGFITVVNHNSHVDPFAYAHYQYNTGRVPRFLAKSGLFKKGIVGAAMRGTGQIPVYRESTDALSAFRAAIDAVERGECVAFYPEGTLTRDPDGWPMTAKTGAARVALQTKCPVIPVAQWGANELLPAYAKKPNIFPRKTHHVLAGPPVDLSRFYDKELTPDLQKEATEVIMAAITRLLEDIRGEKAPETPYDPRRERIEQRRRTQAQAKVAQEEEQSK; this is translated from the coding sequence GTGCCCCGCCGCAGAATCGGCTTCTGGTACCGCTTCGCCGCGGTGATCTGCAAACCGCCGCTGGTGGTTCTGATCAAGCGGGACTGGCGTGGAATGGAGCACATTCCGGCCGAGGGCGGATTTATCACCGTGGTGAACCACAATTCCCACGTGGACCCCTTCGCATACGCGCACTATCAGTACAACACCGGGCGGGTTCCGCGATTCCTCGCGAAGAGCGGCCTTTTCAAGAAGGGAATCGTGGGCGCCGCGATGCGCGGCACCGGACAGATTCCCGTCTACCGCGAGTCCACGGACGCGCTGAGCGCCTTCCGCGCCGCGATCGACGCCGTGGAGCGCGGTGAGTGCGTCGCCTTCTACCCCGAGGGCACCCTGACCCGCGACCCCGACGGCTGGCCGATGACCGCGAAGACCGGCGCCGCCCGTGTGGCCCTGCAGACCAAGTGCCCGGTGATCCCGGTCGCCCAGTGGGGCGCCAACGAACTGCTGCCGGCCTATGCGAAGAAGCCGAACATCTTCCCGCGCAAGACCCACCATGTGCTGGCGGGCCCGCCCGTGGACCTGTCGCGCTTCTACGACAAGGAGCTGACCCCGGACCTCCAGAAGGAGGCCACCGAGGTCATCATGGCGGCGATCACCCGCCTCCTGGAGGACATCCGCGGCGAGAAGGCGCCCGAGACGCCCTACGACCCGCGCCGCGAGCGGATCGAGCAGCGGCGCCGTACGCAGGCGCAGGCCAAGGTCGCGCAGGAAGAGGAGCAGAGCAAGTGA
- the cofC gene encoding 2-phospho-L-lactate guanylyltransferase, giving the protein MQWTLVIPLKPLSRAKSRLADTAADGVRPGLVLAFAQDTVAAGLACPGVADVVVVTDDGRAGRELSALGARIVPDTPARGLNAALAHGAEAVRLVRPGAAVAALNADLPALRAAELARVLGAAAEFPRAFLADAAGVGTTLLAAGAHRELDPRFGPGSRARHRGSGARELVLRGVDSVRQDVDTGDDLRAALALGTGPYTTAACVGLLAPGA; this is encoded by the coding sequence GTGCAGTGGACGTTGGTCATCCCCCTGAAGCCCCTGTCCCGGGCCAAGAGCAGGCTCGCGGACACCGCGGCGGACGGGGTGCGCCCGGGGTTGGTCCTCGCGTTCGCCCAGGACACGGTGGCCGCGGGCCTCGCGTGTCCGGGGGTCGCGGATGTGGTGGTCGTCACGGACGACGGGCGCGCCGGGCGCGAGCTGTCCGCGCTGGGCGCGCGGATCGTCCCCGACACCCCGGCGCGGGGCCTGAACGCGGCGCTGGCGCACGGGGCGGAGGCGGTGCGGCTGGTGCGCCCGGGGGCCGCCGTGGCCGCGCTGAACGCCGATCTGCCGGCGTTGCGGGCGGCGGAACTGGCACGGGTGCTGGGCGCGGCCGCGGAATTCCCCAGGGCGTTTCTCGCGGATGCGGCGGGGGTCGGTACGACCCTGCTCGCGGCGGGCGCGCACCGGGAATTGGACCCGCGGTTCGGCCCGGGGTCGCGGGCCCGGCACCGGGGATCGGGGGCGCGGGAGCTTGTGCTGCGGGGCGTGGATTCGGTGCGGCAGGACGTGGATACGGGGGACGACCTGCGGGCGGCGCTGGCGCTGGGGACCGGGCCGTACACGACCGCCGCGTGCGTCGGCCTGCTGGCACCCGGGGCCTGA
- a CDS encoding HU family DNA-binding protein — MNKAQLVEAIAEKVGGRQQAAEAVDHVLDAIVRAVVAGERVSVTGFGSFEKVDRPARYARNPQTGERVRVKKTSVPRFRAGQGFKDLVSGSKKLPRGGEVSVKKAPKGSLTGGAAATVKKAAAKKTAKAAAKKTTAKKTTAKKTTTAAAKKATTKKATAKKTTATAKTATAKKTTAKKATAKKAPAKKVTAKKAPAKKSTARKTTAKKATARKA; from the coding sequence GTGAACAAGGCGCAGCTCGTAGAAGCGATTGCCGAGAAGGTTGGCGGCCGCCAGCAGGCGGCGGAAGCCGTCGATCATGTTCTGGACGCCATCGTCCGCGCGGTCGTCGCGGGCGAGCGGGTCTCGGTCACCGGTTTCGGTTCCTTCGAGAAGGTGGACCGCCCCGCCCGGTACGCCCGTAACCCCCAGACGGGCGAGCGGGTTCGGGTCAAGAAGACCTCCGTGCCGCGTTTCCGCGCCGGTCAGGGCTTCAAGGACCTGGTGAGCGGCTCGAAGAAGCTCCCGCGCGGTGGCGAGGTCTCGGTGAAGAAGGCGCCCAAGGGCAGCCTGACCGGGGGCGCCGCGGCGACGGTGAAGAAGGCCGCCGCGAAGAAGACGGCCAAGGCGGCCGCGAAGAAGACCACCGCCAAGAAGACGACGGCGAAGAAGACCACGACCGCGGCGGCGAAGAAGGCCACCACGAAGAAGGCGACCGCCAAGAAGACCACGGCGACGGCCAAGACCGCGACGGCGAAGAAGACCACGGCCAAGAAGGCCACCGCGAAGAAGGCCCCGGCCAAGAAGGTCACCGCGAAGAAGGCGCCGGCCAAGAAGTCCACGGCCCGCAAGACCACCGCGAAGAAGGCCACCGCGCGCAAGGCGTAG
- the leuD gene encoding 3-isopropylmalate dehydratase small subunit has product MEAFTTHTGRAVPLRRSNVDTDQIIPAHWLKKVTRDGFEDGLFEAWRKDPAFILNRPEREGATVLVAGPDFGTGSSREHAVWALQNYGFKTVISSRFADIFRGNSLKNGLLTVVLEQKIVDALWELTEADPSAEITVDLQAREVRAEGVTASFELDENSRWRLLNGLDDISITLRNEDDIAAYEQRRPSHKPQTLQG; this is encoded by the coding sequence ATGGAAGCCTTCACCACCCACACCGGCCGGGCCGTCCCGCTGCGCCGCAGCAATGTCGACACCGACCAGATCATCCCCGCCCACTGGCTCAAGAAGGTGACCCGGGACGGGTTCGAGGACGGGCTCTTCGAGGCATGGCGCAAGGACCCCGCCTTCATCCTCAACCGCCCGGAGCGGGAGGGTGCCACCGTGCTGGTCGCGGGCCCCGACTTCGGCACCGGCTCCTCCCGTGAGCACGCCGTCTGGGCGCTCCAGAACTACGGCTTCAAGACCGTGATCTCCTCCCGTTTCGCGGACATCTTCCGTGGTAACTCGCTGAAAAACGGCCTGCTCACCGTGGTTCTGGAGCAGAAGATCGTGGACGCGCTGTGGGAGCTGACCGAGGCCGACCCGAGTGCCGAGATCACGGTGGACCTTCAGGCGCGCGAGGTGCGCGCCGAGGGCGTCACCGCCTCCTTCGAGCTGGACGAGAACTCCCGCTGGCGGCTGCTGAACGGCCTGGACGACATCTCCATCACCCTCCGGAACGAGGACGACATCGCCGCGTACGAGCAGCGGCGGCCCTCCCACAAGCCGCAGACCCTCCAGGGCTGA
- the leuC gene encoding 3-isopropylmalate dehydratase large subunit, whose translation MGRTLAEKVWDDHVVRRAQGEPDLLYIDLHLLHEVTSPQAFDGLRQNGRQVRRLDLTIATEDHNTPTLDIDKPIADPVSRAQLETLRKNCAAFGVRLHPLGDVEQGVVHVVGPQLGLTQPGTTVVCGDSHTSTHGAFGALAFGIGTSQVEHVLATQTLPMTRPRTMAITVDGELPEGVSAKDLILAIIARIGTGGGQGYVLEYRGSAIEKLSMEARMTICNMSIEAGARAGMIAPDEITFDYLKGRAHAPEGAEWDAAVAHWRTLRTDDDAEFDAEVVIDAAALSPFVTWGTNPGQGAPLSAQVPDPASYEDASERLAAEKALEYMGLEAGAPLRSIEVDTVFVGSCTNGRIEDLRTVAEILKDRKVADGVRMLVVPGSARVGLQAAAEGLDVVFKEAGAEWRYAGCSMCLGMNPDQLAPGERSASTSNRNFEGRQGKGGRTHLVSPQVAAATAVLGHLASPADLTDDRTPAGV comes from the coding sequence ATGGGTAGGACACTCGCGGAAAAGGTCTGGGACGACCACGTCGTCCGGCGCGCCCAGGGCGAGCCCGACCTCCTCTACATCGACCTGCACCTGCTGCACGAGGTGACCAGCCCGCAGGCGTTCGACGGGCTGCGCCAGAACGGCCGCCAGGTGCGCCGCCTCGACCTCACCATCGCGACCGAGGACCACAACACCCCGACCCTCGACATCGACAAGCCGATCGCCGACCCGGTCTCGCGCGCCCAGCTGGAGACGCTGCGCAAGAACTGCGCCGCGTTCGGGGTGCGGCTGCACCCGCTGGGCGACGTGGAGCAGGGCGTCGTGCACGTGGTCGGCCCCCAGCTGGGCCTGACCCAGCCCGGTACGACCGTGGTCTGCGGCGACTCCCACACCTCCACGCACGGCGCGTTCGGCGCGCTGGCGTTCGGCATCGGCACCTCCCAGGTCGAGCATGTCCTGGCCACCCAGACGCTGCCGATGACCCGCCCCAGGACCATGGCGATCACCGTCGACGGCGAACTGCCCGAGGGCGTCAGCGCCAAGGACCTGATCCTGGCGATCATCGCGCGGATCGGCACCGGCGGCGGCCAGGGCTACGTCCTGGAGTACCGCGGCTCCGCCATCGAGAAGCTCTCGATGGAGGCCCGGATGACCATCTGCAACATGTCGATCGAGGCCGGCGCCCGCGCGGGCATGATCGCCCCCGACGAGATCACCTTCGACTACCTCAAGGGCCGCGCGCACGCCCCCGAGGGCGCCGAGTGGGACGCGGCCGTCGCGCACTGGAGGACGCTGCGCACGGACGACGACGCGGAATTCGACGCCGAGGTCGTCATCGACGCCGCCGCGCTGTCCCCGTTCGTCACCTGGGGCACCAACCCCGGCCAGGGTGCGCCGCTTTCGGCCCAGGTCCCCGATCCCGCTTCGTACGAAGACGCATCGGAGCGCCTGGCCGCCGAAAAGGCCCTGGAATACATGGGGTTGGAGGCCGGAGCGCCGCTGCGCTCGATCGAGGTGGACACCGTCTTCGTAGGTTCGTGCACCAACGGGCGGATCGAGGACCTGCGCACTGTCGCCGAGATCCTGAAGGACCGCAAAGTCGCCGACGGCGTACGGATGCTGGTCGTGCCGGGCTCCGCGCGGGTCGGCCTCCAGGCGGCCGCCGAGGGTCTGGACGTGGTCTTCAAGGAGGCCGGCGCCGAGTGGCGGTACGCGGGCTGCTCGATGTGCCTGGGCATGAACCCGGACCAGCTGGCCCCGGGCGAGCGCTCCGCCTCCACCTCCAACCGCAACTTCGAGGGCCGGCAGGGCAAGGGCGGTCGTACCCACCTGGTGTCGCCGCAGGTCGCGGCGGCCACCGCCGTCCTGGGCCATCTGGCCTCCCCGGCCGACCTGACCGACGACCGTACGCCCGCTGGAGTCTGA
- the ndgR gene encoding IclR family transcriptional regulator NdgR produces the protein MDNSSGVGVLDKAALVLSALESGPATLAGLVGATGLARPTAHRLAVALEHHRMVARDMQGRFILGPRLAELAAAAGEDRLLATAGPVLTHLRDVTGESAQLYRRQGDMRICVAAAERLSGLRDTVPVGSTLTMKAGSSAQILMAWEEPERLHRGLQGARFTATALSGVRRRGWAQSIGEREPGVASVSAPVRGPSNRVVAAVSVSGPIERLTRHPGRMHAQAVIDAATRLSEALRRTG, from the coding sequence ATGGACAACAGTAGCGGCGTCGGCGTTCTGGACAAGGCGGCCCTCGTCCTGAGCGCTCTGGAGTCCGGTCCGGCCACCCTCGCGGGTCTGGTCGGAGCCACCGGACTGGCACGACCCACGGCCCACCGCCTGGCCGTGGCTTTGGAACACCACCGCATGGTGGCGCGCGACATGCAGGGCCGGTTCATCCTCGGACCGCGCCTCGCGGAGCTCGCGGCGGCGGCGGGCGAGGACCGCCTGCTCGCGACGGCGGGCCCGGTGCTCACCCACCTCCGCGATGTCACGGGCGAGAGCGCGCAGCTCTATCGCCGCCAGGGTGACATGCGGATCTGCGTGGCCGCGGCGGAACGGCTGTCCGGTCTGCGGGACACCGTCCCGGTCGGCTCCACGCTCACGATGAAGGCCGGCTCCTCGGCGCAGATCCTGATGGCCTGGGAGGAGCCCGAGCGGCTGCACCGCGGTCTCCAGGGCGCCCGCTTCACGGCGACGGCGCTGTCCGGCGTGCGGCGCCGCGGCTGGGCGCAGTCCATCGGCGAGCGCGAGCCGGGCGTCGCGTCCGTCTCGGCCCCGGTGCGCGGCCCCTCCAACCGCGTGGTGGCCGCCGTCTCGGTCTCCGGCCCGATCGAGCGCCTGACGCGCCACCCGGGCCGGATGCACGCCCAGGCCGTCATCGACGCCGCGACCCGCCTCTCGGAGGCCCTGCGCCGCACGGGCTGA
- a CDS encoding DUF4188 domain-containing protein → MVSRTTADAKGEVVVLLIGMRINRFRAVHLWVPVMLAMLRMLRELAKDPERGLREKVLLTASPRTYYVVQYWESKEKLYAYATAPDAFHHKVWAKLNRKERAGRLRGEVGIWHEAYVVPEGSYEAIYADMPAFGLARAHGQVPLAERGRYAKDRFAYRSASASAGAGAGEKSA, encoded by the coding sequence ATGGTGTCCCGTACGACCGCCGACGCGAAGGGCGAGGTCGTCGTCCTGCTGATAGGGATGCGCATCAACCGCTTCCGGGCGGTGCATCTGTGGGTGCCGGTGATGCTCGCGATGCTCCGCATGCTGCGGGAGCTGGCGAAGGACCCGGAGCGCGGGCTGCGGGAGAAGGTGCTGCTCACGGCGTCGCCGCGAACGTACTACGTCGTGCAGTACTGGGAGTCCAAGGAGAAGCTGTACGCCTACGCCACGGCGCCCGACGCCTTCCACCACAAGGTCTGGGCGAAGCTGAACCGCAAGGAGAGGGCGGGCAGGCTGCGCGGCGAGGTCGGCATCTGGCACGAGGCGTACGTGGTGCCGGAGGGGTCGTACGAGGCGATCTACGCGGACATGCCGGCGTTCGGGCTGGCGAGGGCGCACGGCCAGGTGCCGCTCGCCGAGCGCGGGCGGTACGCCAAGGACCGGTTCGCCTACCGGTCGGCGTCCGCGTCTGCGGGGGCCGGGGCGGGGGAGAAGAGCGCCTGA